ccgttcctgggatgccgaagcttctgaagaagagaaaaaggcgacagaggcgctcatggctcgtatccgtcatcttcaaaacactcgaggcaaagagctatctggtgttcaaattactgcctacttccttaggattagagtgcagcctcttcaggctcgcaaaaatcccctttggacgtattctggtgaaaatgacgccaacagaatctccagtgatctttctgtaaaggacctggaaaaattggttcgaagaatttctcgattaggcaagaaggatcctattccctcctcctgtcgagtggaaccatacagtgcttccaatcctcttcccgaggtattttgtcttctcgaatttctatcttgttctgaactgttccttgtatcttattgcagtggtatctcacttattctcttttgtcactatttccttgtagaatcatcctactatggcttcccttcctcctcttcctgaggatggagaggtcgaagaaagagccgttgtcgatgatgacaaccaggagaccccctcttttgtgaatgaacccgcagattctcgaaaatctgcgggatctactgagaaggatgctgcctctgaaggtacaacatcagcacaatctcctcctcctgctgtttctccgaagagcaaaaggaaaaggagcaatgccgaagattccgggacctcgaaacccgaagaaactgctcctgcacctcgaaaagcagcttatgatccatacatcgagagtatcatcagctcgtaggttccttgctcttttccttttctatttgaagaattttattttgccttgctttttatgctgccactattttgtcacagtgatgatgaagaaacaccaactttagatgtggctgctcgaacgagcacgtcacatactttagttatttcagaaaaaccagttgaaggggaggaatcgtcgcctcctcaacaaaatgttgatacatctactcctccttcgagcccccgtgccccttcaccaaaaagggcacgggttgaaaagattgttgatcctgcccctcagttgggcagttcgtcgactctgctcttagatgatgtaagtttgtcgacatctatattttccttattttgttttttcacaccttttctctttttcatgccgatgtttcttttgatgtacttacctttgaacagccaatgatcaaagagcttcttcggatcgggtcccaatttgttgggtaccgtgaatatgccgccagagccgaaggtaacgacttttatacttgctatttttctttgactttctattcctgttgcttgtcgctattttttgatctttcttttctttctttttcatatctcgacagaaaaactttcagaggccaacgaacgtgtcgacgcacttgctcaaaaactcgagcaaagtgaggcggctcgcaagaaagctgaacttgctgctagcaaagccaaggccgaggttgatgaagccaaggtgaaagctgctagtgtcgaggagctgcagagaaggctcaaagatgccgaatctgccttagatgagcagaaaactgcacaaactgtgcgtgaacaagagatcatcaagcgtttgaagtcgcaaagtcgacgtacgctgagtaatatcatcaaccccttctattgtacttcctgtttcttggtttttgactaatggtttgtctcgtgtggcagcccaaacaaaccaagattttgatctggagaatcccgtcaatgaccctctccttgatgcactttctcttctggagttccatgggcgcgaaattcgtgaaggcgtggccaatgccagtgcaagtttgtcggcgttgttcccctacttcttcccgaagaaagaggaaccttcgactttccttgcccttgccaagcttttcaattcgtcggaagacctgggattgaagatgcgtcaggagaatatgaaggttgctgtcgagagtactgttgccctggttgctaacagccaacagacgcttgattggatgaaggttggcgacaccagtcagatagagcagtcgagatggaggtcgctgatcaaggcagccaagcccaacacgaagaagatcttggcgtatctggggatcaagccagcttcgactcctagctcctcgaggccggaggtctaattgcatgcctccttgtttctttttctgtttcttttgcttttgttgcCAAAGTAGTTGTTTGGCGACACTCATTTCCTTAGCTCTACTGtagtgcccttgtaattattccaagaaattaatgaaaaactctatctgtcatttgatgttgtcttgtctaaatttcagttgatatttgataactatactccaacttccgctccttccaatgtgtcgccttcttctcgtgcgaggagagcttttgctgatactgcacctgtcgacgatatcgtgtcgcaagaactggatgaacttcgacagcagcttcagtccACGAGGAAACAATCGCTTAAGCTAATGGAACAATCCCGAGAATCTTCTGAAAAAGAAAAAATTGCACTCCAACAAGCTCAAACTGCCATTGCTGAAAAGGACTCTGCTGTTGCTGAAGCTGCTGCAGCTGCGTCTCGGGAAGATTCTATGCTCCAGCTGCTAATggatgctagcttggatatggcgggtatgttTCATTTATCTTTGTCGTGCTTCTTTTCCTTTGCTGCTTGCCTCCTTATTACGTACTGACCTGTTGTAAGAaacaataggtgcttttttggatgCTGCTACTGAAGATGAACGTGTCGAAGCTCGTTCCAATGTTCTTCTTCGGCTTGCGCGTGAACATGGGTCGTCTTTTTGGGGCACGCCTGAACGGACTCGTCAAATCGTgaggtttcaagatcgcgcgcTTCAGGTTCGCGAGTATCTTGACTTCTGTACAAGGACTTTGTCCCTAGTTTATggtaccatgtttcctcgcaataagatgccagagacccttcctGCGTTGATGgacaaatttcgagatgctcctcgtattcatgGCTTTGTACGAGCCCAGCTGgcagctggcgcaagatttgcgatGATCATGATAAAAATCTGCTGCCCGAAGTTAGACATGGAGCAAATTGTTCCAAAGTGTTTGGAGAAGATGTCGAAGCGAAGAAGGAACTTCGGCAAATATGATGACATTGTTACTCCTGTtgctgaagatatgatggatgaacttcttcggttagattccgaattcttcgtgaagggtagctatgctgagCACAGCACTCGCACTGTAAACAATGAGCGCTTGACCATAGACAATATCTTGGGAAATCCTTGAAGATGAACTTGTCCAGAGTTTATGTCCCGTGTatatgatctatattgtaaagtcacTGTATTGTTTTTTTGTCGCCAAGCCCCCGGGCGTTTTGATTGCTATATTGTTGCTTATTATAATGCGAGGTTGTCCCAAGGCAAAATAATATACACTGTGTACTATTTTTAGTgggtgcaagcccccgagccttttgtTGATCACTATTTTGTCTGTATCTCTTTTTATTTTGGCGAGGTATTTTTACCAAGGCGAGATGCTTCTTTTTCGTTTGTCGACACTATGTTTATATCTATATTGTATCATTTAGGGGAAAAACCCCTGACCCTGTCGAGAAAAGATATAtaattccactatctttattatattgcagcaccgcgagcccgcctcattaaaaacctttcccggccccactcggtgccccgaaaaaggaaaagagtgcgtctgaaaactcgcgggcgtttcagtacattgtagctttacaaaggaggactatatttttgATACTtaggcgtagaaacgcctaagctgtgccacgttccaggggttttgctcctccacccctgtcttcttgtcctttattctgtatgctcctcctccgattacttctgtgacgatgtaaggaccaagccatggtgactcgagtttttcatggcttttttgcgtgagccggagaactaggtctcccacctgaaaagacctcggtcgcaaacgtcgactgtggtaattcttcaggtcctgttgatatttggttacccgagataatacttcatctcgagcttcatcaagtgcgtcgatgtCATCTTCGAGCGCTCTTCTCGacatttcttcatcatattcaatgacacgtggagagttgtgctctatctcgattggtagtactgcctctgctccatgaaccagaaaaaacggagtttcctgtgttgctgtgtttggtgttgttcggatgctccacaacacgcttggtaattcttctggccaggtatgtcgtgctttttccagtggtcctaacaagcgcttcttgatgccattgcagatgattccattggctttctcgacttgcccattggtttgaggatgtgcaactgacgcaaagttcagcttgatgcccacctcttcgcaatagtcTTTGAATtcctgggatgtgaagttactgccgttgtctgtgacgatactatggggcactccaaatctgaagacgaggcctttttacGAATTgtactgcagatgctccgtctggtgaatttatcggcttcgcttctatccactttgtaaatttgtcgacagctactagcatgtactcctttcctcctggccaagatttgtgtaacttgcccaccatatcaagtccccattgagcaaagggccatgacagtggtattggtgctagctctgctgcgggagagtgaggttttgcggcaaacctttgacacacgTCGCAAGTTctcactatgtccttggcgtcctcgattgctgtcaaccagtagaatcctgcccgaaaaaccttggctgcgatagctcgactacttgcgtggtggccacagattccttcgtgtacatctttcagaattattcttccttcttcgggtgtgacacacctttgcaggacgcctgaaatactccgcttgtatagttcccctttgactaccgtgaaagctttggagcgtcgaattactcgccttgcctcaactggatcgtcgggtatttctttcctgaggatgtatgatataaacgtctgcatccatggtatttgtatcatcatgaccaggtcctgttcttcttcttcttcttcttgctcttccttggtagcccccgaggggttcttctccttcttttttgtttttgtcgacttggtggacctctctgttatctcttcccagaatacacctggcgggaccgcaaggcactgcgacccgatgtttgcaagaacgtcggcttcgtcgttgctcaatctactaatatgatttacttcgcatccatcaaacaacttctcgagctcgttgtacacctccttgtatgccatcatgctatcattgactgcatcacattggttcataacttgctgtgccaccaactgtgagtcgccaaagatttttagtcgagttgcaccgcaggccttcgccatcttcatcccgtgtatgagagcctcatattctgcttcattgttagatgcgttagggaacgtcatccggaggatgtacttcaatttgtcgccttcaggtgatatgagtattactcctgcgccagctccttctagtctcttggacccatcaaagttcatggtccaagttctcgataaatctggaggtcctgtattttgcaactccatccattctgcgatgaagtctggcagtatttgcgactttattgcttttcttttttcatacgtgatgtcccgaggggaaagttctattccccaaagggagacacgacccgtagcttctgggttattcagtatatttgacaagggagcttcattgaccactatgatcgggtgtgccgaaaaatagtggcgcaattttcgtgctgtcgtgaacactccatatgctagcttctggtactgagggtacctttgttttgagggcgacagaacttcgctcacgaagtatactggcctctgtactccatggattttgccttcttcttctctttcgactactaggactgtgctaaccacttgaggtgtggctgcaatatacagcaggagaggttccttttcctttggcgccaccaaaattggtggtgtcgaaattttgcgtttcaaatcctcgaaagctctatcggcctcttcgttccattggaatttatctccctgctttatcaaagcgtaaaatggtaacgctttttctcctagcctggcgacgaatctgctcaatgctgcgactcgcccagttagctgtcagatctctttcaactttgttggcttcctcattgttactatagcttgtattttgtcgggatttgcttcaatccctcttgctgaaactaggaaccccagaagttcccctgctgggacgccaaaagagcacttcgtcgggttcaacttcaggcagaatttgtcgaggttgtcaaaagtttctttgagatcctcgatcagcgttgcccccttttttgatgttataacgacatcatcgatgtatacttgcacgtttttcccgatctgtgtcgctaaacacttctgcatcattctctgatatgttgctcccgcgttttttagaccaaagggcattgtcttgtagcagaacacgccgtaaggtgtaataaacgctgttttggcttcatcatcttcttttaatctgatctggttgtaaccagagtacgcgtccaaaaaggaaagacgttcacagcctgccgtggaatcgatgatttgatcgatccttgggaggggaaagtgatccttaggacaatgtttattgagacacgtaaagtcgacgcacatgcgaaggactgtcgtgtgtttctttggcaccatcactgggttagctacccatgtggcttctgtagatatttctctgataaaaccagcttcctcaagtcgatttatttctgatagcatggccttgcggtttggttccgaaaaacgccgcaaaggttgtttgattggttttgctagtggatccaagtttaagtggtgctcggcaagttccctgggtactcctggcatgtcagctggacaccatgcgaagattttccagttctcacggaggaacttgacgagcgcgctttcctatgcgatatccatatttgttgcaatggatgtcgtctttttcgggtctgtcgggtgaatcttcacctccttagaatttttctctgtattgaaagtagactccttatttggccttccaacgtctggcagcacgtcgtagtcggtcatgctttttgacgccaaatactccgcttgcatcccgaaagtttctgacagtcgatgaaaatccttgtcgcacttatcggctagggcgaaacttcctttgactgtgattggtcccttcggtccgggcaatctccacaacaggtatgtgtaatgtggtactgccataaatctagcatatgctggtcgtcctaacaatgcgtggtactgcgacggaaaatccacgacttcaaattccagcctctcgattctataattctctcgggttccaaactgaacgtcgaggttgatttttcccaatggataatttggcttctccggtgtgatgccgtggaaccttgtgtctgttggtttcaagtttgccaaggatatgttcatcttcctcagtgtgtctgcatacatgaggtttaagctgctgccgccatctatgaacactcgagagacatcaaaccctgcaataactgctggtagtataagtgctgactgccctggtcgaggaacttgttgcggatgatctgctatggtgaacccaatatcttgccctgaccaattaaggtattcgacagttggtggaggcattttctctgccatgaacacttgtcgtgaAATTACTTTCTGGGCTCTATTTGACGGTcttgccttctgaatcatcgacactgccccATGAGAGTTGgggtcaacgtaaggtggtggtggtggtgctgccgctattctgagctggtgtcgattgtcgtctgtaatcgcgggaggtggtggtAGGTGaacctcgcttctgggttctcgaggatttctctgtgctgctcgagcattAACGTTTTCTGCATGCCTTAGCATTGCTtggaaatttcgacagtctttctgcaagtgccctgactgtcttttaccgttgttgtcgatgaaaaaatgcatctgacacggcccgttcatcatctcttcaggggacacgaaaggccttgggaacctaggcccgctattttgtctgttgttgcgagaatcatccctattgtcacctcgctgctcactgcttctctgataatcatctctgttgtttcctcctgtgtttgttcgaaaacctgctgaaatttgtcctggagcgtcataattctggtactgccgaggacaccgtcgccttggttgataatttcgactgcggtcctcttctggcgacctgtgtcgtttgttgtgaacagcgtcttctccatctgcccatttatttgctatctccattaacgcggatactgtctttggattggtccttcccaagtcttcgacaaaatctccacgcctgactcctgcgacaaacgcatctattgctctctcgtcagatatattttctgccgagtttttgatgatattccacctctggatatattttctcattgactcatctggcttttgtcgacacgctctcaactcctctaacgacgcgggttttttgcatgtggatctgaagttcttgatgaacacgtcctcgaagctttcccagctgtcgatggatcctggagcgagtttctttatccacgatcgtgcggctccactcaagtgcacctggatgctttgcatggctgttgccctagttcctcctgtcagcttcaccgtctccagatagtcgactagccaatcctctggatcttgaaggccgtcgaacttcttgaagttatcgggtaacttgaatcctgaggggactcgagtttttcggactctccttgtgaagcatggtaagccacacatatcttcgtcgttaagttctggggattgccgatgatcccttctgctctgccgcgctctatcgactcttgcttgtgctgctatgtctcttgctccacttggcccttcaggtactgccgttgttgctgctgcgggtcgtggactattttgccttgccgctccttcgggaggcgttgatacaaacgctgtccccatagctccaactcctgcgaccgccatattgtacaatgtttcccttggatcacctggaggtggtttggatgcaaggataaaagcatgtgtcgccatatacccagcctctggtgtcttagggatgatgtttcctcttgtatctatcgacataaaggacatgtcgaggttttggaccaagtgttctctctctgcttcgggtatgtgttgcagccttgatcttgctctgttccgcgcctcccgatggctatcgcctgtagttctagattgtcggcttagatctgcccttctcctgctggatgcagaggctgcctcctttctcctgttcaactcagctgtctgtttttctaattccctggcagctcgtgcgagcctatattgatatgcttgtaattcctctgttgtggccgtggtagccattggttctgtaccgttcatagctctcgtggctctgtcccacgcggcttgtgaaagttgaactctatctcgtggctctggcccgacgtatttgttgcccaggccttgtcgcagattggagggatcgacgtatggatttcccagactatcgaaagcctcagatgtctcctcttgatcttcaatggcgtaaatctgatgatactttgtactcagatctacgttgggtttggtgacatcatcgttgagattgatgaagaccttgcccactgtgagagatttgtcgatgaagtcgtaactgtcgacatcgcttgagccatcgcttatatatgagtccgcagatgactcaaacgacatgtcgttgaagatcttggcaagtttctctcttgctctggtgctgacgtagcgtgtcgccgaggtttcctcttctcctgactcggttgatgatgtatagcttgaaaaattggaATCGACGTccaacgatcccgacgaaatcggaacctcgacacggTACGATCCTTCTTTTTTGACGTGGAAGTGAAacttcccgaacgtcatctccatgggctccgccagatacgcatatgcatccaaacgggaggatgggtgaggaacaaaatcgacaagactagcagcgatctgtttacctcggtccattgtgttgcttgcggtcgacgatgtcgaagatcttgaacgtgccatcgagatcagatccttacgcctctagttcccacagacggcgccaattgacaaggtatcgacttgtcaatgcctatggattgtaggctagggtttagttagaagtagagggcaagtagatctcgaaggttcaggcgaaaagtactcgacgattatgaaaattagggttgtgttgacagtagattcgattgattcttcgttcctcgactccccctttatataggaggtggagccgagggatttgtgctatacaagtttacagagtccgggacggtttctaactcatcccgccagattacaaataacacttcctattacaattctatcttttccttaaatacatcttgggctctcgaaccttcttgttcttcgggtagtgggccttcagttaaaccccgggtactatatttggcaggcccatttgggatgcctatgtcaccgagtacggaggtgctgcccgatcgtggcaccgtgatcaagatcttctacgcgcttttggaagcggcaagtgatcgtctaccgcagcaataagagcctactcttataggctttggaaatcttcaagggttagtctcgttcatcccctcgttgctcccatcttctagattgcatcttggcttggattgcgttctcgcggtaggaatttttttgttttctatgcaacgaatccctacagatcttacctgcaagttgtatacacatatcgctgtccggaacccgaggccctgaagtgacagaaatcgggacaaccggaggggaaggcggtgatgtgaggatcacatgtgttcacagaatgttaatgctttgctccggtactttattaaataccttaatatccagtagattccctagaggcccggctgccaccggctggtaggacaaaagatgttgtgcaagtttctcattgcgagcacgtacaactatatacggaacacatgcctatggattgcttagtacttggacaccgttttattattatctgcaaatgccctgctttgattgttacatgagtttctctcatccatgcaacgcccgtcatccatccctgtgtctacagtattttaatcctgctgtttactataatcactactgctgtctctgttacactgctgctgttatttcactatcaagcatatcgttataaaactgttactaccgataaactcttgcgagcaagtctctgctttcagtgcagctgaatttacaactccgctgttaagactttcaagtattctttgtctccccttgtgtcgaatcaataaattgggttttacttcccgcgaagactgttgcgatcccctatacttgtgggtcatcaggcgctCGTCGCGCTCCGCGATGACGAGCCGCTGCTCGAGCTCGCGCTGCTACTGCTCGCGTGTGATGACCGGAGTCGGCGGCGCGAGCGCTTCCGCCTGCTTCCGCGTCCACACATCGTGGAAGTTCATCGTCCGGCGGGAGCGGCCGAGGCGCCAGGCGACCGCGACGTAGGTGCACGCCGCCTCGTGCGCCGTCTCGAACGTCCCGAGTCCGACGCGCTCGCCGCCGCTGCGGATCTCAGCGTAGAATGTGCCGCTCGGCCACGCGCGGTAGCCGGAGGTCGAGCGGCGGCAGGGTGGCATCTCGTCGCGAGGCGGAGCGAGGTGGGCACGGCGAAACGACACGCGGGGATGTGAAGCTTCCAGACGGTTGGGTGCGCGTG
This region of Lolium perenne isolate Kyuss_39 chromosome 2, Kyuss_2.0, whole genome shotgun sequence genomic DNA includes:
- the LOC127335023 gene encoding uncharacterized protein, whose protein sequence is MPPRTRLTRHSTPESKMAAEDLEWERSKISNQDTNMLKRLGLMKKEDAIRFPSEESYPKPPMEYRVSFVDHLIRGLSTPIHDFLRGLLFVYGIQLHQLTPNSILHISIFITLCECFLGITPNWILWKRIFCLRRNGSHNVTYNIGGVVICVRTDVDYFDVKFPDSVQGWRKKWLYIHEESANSVEHNIVPFDGSARIQRRRSWDAEASEEEKKATEALMARIRHLQNTRGKELSGVQITAYFLRIRVQPLQARKNPLWTYSGENDANRISSDLSVKDLEKLVRRISRLGKKDPIPSSCRVEPYSASNPLPENHPTMASLPPLPEDGEVEERAVVDDDNQETPSFVNEPADSRKSAGSTEKDAASEGTTSAQSPPPAVSPKSKRKRSNAEDSGTSKPEETAPAPRKAAYDPYIESIISSDDEETPTLDVAARTSTSHTLVISEKPVEGEESSPPQQNVDTSTPPSSPRAPSPKRARVEKIVDPAPQLGSSSTLLLDDPMIKELLRIGSQFVGYREYAARAEEKLSEANERVDALAQKLEQSEAARKKAELAASKAKAEVDEAKVKAASVEELQRRLKDAESALDEQKTAQTVREQEIIKRLKSQSRPQTNQDFDLENPVNDPLLDALSLLEFHGREIREGVANASASLSALFPYFFPKKEEPSTFLALAKLFNSSEDLGLKMRQENMKVAVESTVALVANSQQTLDWMKVGDTKKIALQQAQTAIAEKDSAVAEAAAAASREDSMLQLLMDASLDMAGMFHLSLSCFFSFAACLLITY